In Gouania willdenowi chromosome 24, fGouWil2.1, whole genome shotgun sequence, a single window of DNA contains:
- the abracl gene encoding costars family protein ABRACL has product MNVEHEVKLLVEEIQRLGSKNTDGQVSVKFGVLFHDDRCANIFEALVGTLKAAKRKKVISFQGELLLQGVHDDVDITLLQE; this is encoded by the exons ATGAATGTGGAGCATGAAGTCAAACTGCTGGTGGAGGAGATTCAGAGACTCGGCTCAAAAA ATACTGATGGTCAAGTCAGTGTGAAGTTTGGGGTCTTGTTCCATGACGACCGATGTGCCAACATCTTTGAGGCCCTGGTGGGCACCCTGAAGGCCGCCAAGAGGAAGAAGGTGATCAGCTTCCAGGGCGAGCTGCTCCTCCAGGGCGTCCACGACGACGTTGACATCACTCTGCTGCAGGAGTGA